A DNA window from Trypanosoma brucei brucei TREU927 chromosome 11 chr11_scaffold01 genomic scaffold, whole genome shotgun sequence contains the following coding sequences:
- a CDS encoding N-acetyltransferase, putative encodes MTDIVDLELRVLEESDLSSHLELLGHLTEAPPLSGVELANIADMRRRAGIVTKVFCHQPTGGIVGSASLMIQPKFTRGGRAVGHIEDVVVDPSYRGAGLGKALIMDLCEISRSKGCYKVILDSSEKSLPFYEKLGFRAHERQMRLDL; translated from the coding sequence ATGACCGATATAGTGGACCTGGAACTTAGGGTGTTGGAGGAGAGTGACTTGTCCAGTCACTTGGAGCTGTTGGGGCATCTGACTGAGGCACCACCGTTGAGCGGGGTCGAACTCGCGAACATCGCGGACATGCGGAGGAGAGCTGGAATTGTAACTAAAGTGTTCTGTCACCAACCAACTGGAGGGATTGTGGGGTCAGCATCTCTAATGATTCAACCGAAATTCACTCGTGGCGGTAGGGCTGTAGGACACATTGAAGATGTCGTTGTAGACCCCTCGTACAGAGGGGCTGGACTTGGCAAAGCACTTATCATGGACCTTTGCGAAATATCTAGGTCGAAAGGTTGCTACAAAGTGATACTCGACAGTTCTGAAAAGTCGCTTCCGTTCTACGAAAAGTTGGGGTTTCGAGCACATGAGAGACAAATGAGGCTGGatttgtag
- a CDS encoding protein kinase, putative, which produces MHRGSQLDVDRYSVVKHLGSGGFGDAFLVKDANDGMEYVLKCSKTVGSNDTLLSEAQNLLLTTCDHVVHCFGVWLEPMGNRCCMLLEYCDGGDLEDYLSYSFPLTESELVSIFAQLLLGLDHIHLKHLIHRDIKLQNLMLHRSTGVVKIGDFGMSKALRFTDEVSSTRLGTPLYTSPEVLKGLGYTRKTDVWSMGVAFYRLMTNRLPFPASNVEEMYESYRTTRPVHPCRVHNEYSEPLGDLVMKMLTKSRRKRPNARELLALPLFTETLSARPWHPPHLRGSNYLFSCRPMTNINIRSLPSLAAERVGEVSYGDQVLVSEEEVSSEGMMWYRVLYPLEGYCITTTDGHQLFQRVSDPARFPPISSLE; this is translated from the coding sequence ATGCACCGGGGGAGCCAACTTGACGTAGATCGGTACAGTGTTGTAAAGCACCTTGGAAGTGGGGGATTTGGTGATGCATTCCTTGTAAAGGATGCTAACGATGGCATGGAGTATGTGCTGAAGTGTTCAAAAACTGTTGGCAGTAATGACACACTGTTGTCCGAGGCACAGAATCTCTTGCTCACAACATGTGACCATGTTGTGCACTGTTTTGGTGTTTGGTTGGAACCTATGGGTAACAGGTGCTGTATGCTACTTGAATACTGTGATGGGGGGGACTTGGAGGATTACCTAAGTTACTCCTTTCCCCTGACAGAATCGGAGCTTGTTTCAATATTTGCGCAGCTGCTATTGGGTCTGGATCACATCCATCTTAAGCATCTTATACATAGGGATATCAAATTGCAGAACTTGATGCTACACCGTTCTACGGGAGTTGTGAAGATTGGTGATTTCGGCATGAGCAAAGCTCTTCGCTTTACGGACGAGGTCTCTTCCACAAGGCTTGGCACCCCTCTTTACACTTCACCAGAGGTTCTAAAAGGCCTTGGATatacaagaaaaacagaTGTATGGAGCATGGGTGTGGCGTTCTACCGTTTGATGACCAACAGACTTCCGTTCCCAGCTTCCAATGTGGAGGAGATGTATGAAAGCTATAGGACCACCCGGCCCGTGCACCCTTGCCGAGTGCACAACGAATATTCCGAACCGCTTGGTGATTTGGTAATGAAGATGCTGACTAAGAGTAGAAGGAAACGGCCGAATGCGCGTGAGCTGCTTGCTCTTCCACTGTTTACGGAAACACTTAGTGCGCGTCCATGGCATCCGCCCCATCTTCGCGGATCAAACTACTTGTTTTCGTGTCGTCCAATGACCAACATCAATATCCGGAGTCTTCCTTCCTTGGCTGCTGAGCGGGTTGGCGAGGTTTCGTATGGTGATCAGGTTCTTgtaagtgaagaagaggtgaGCAGTGAGGGTATGATGTGGTACAGGGTTCTTTATCCCCTGGAAGGATACTGCATTACAACTACAGATGGTCATCAGTTATTTCAGCGGGTTAGTGACCCTGCGCGTTTTCCCCCGATTTCGTCCCTAGAGTGA